In Escherichia ruysiae, a genomic segment contains:
- the pgpA gene encoding phosphatidylglycerophosphatase A encodes MTILPRHKDVAKSRLKMSNPWHLLATGFGSGLSPIVPGTMGSLAAIPFWYLMTFLPWQLYSLVVMLGICIGVYLCHQTAKDMGVHDHGSIVWDEFIGMWITLMALPTNDWQWVAAGFVIFRILDMWKPWPIRWFDRNVHGGMGIMIDDIVAGVISAGILYFIGHHWPMGILS; translated from the coding sequence ATGACCATTTTGCCACGCCATAAAGATGTCGCGAAAAGTCGCCTGAAAATGAGTAACCCGTGGCACTTATTGGCTACGGGGTTCGGGAGTGGGTTAAGTCCGATTGTCCCTGGTACGATGGGCTCGCTGGCGGCGATTCCGTTCTGGTATCTGATGACCTTTTTGCCCTGGCAGCTCTATTCGCTGGTGGTGATGCTGGGGATCTGTATCGGTGTCTATCTTTGCCATCAGACGGCGAAAGATATGGGCGTGCACGATCACGGCAGTATCGTCTGGGACGAATTTATTGGCATGTGGATCACCCTGATGGCGCTGCCGACCAATGACTGGCAGTGGGTTGCCGCCGGGTTTGTGATTTTCCGTATTCTGGATATGTGGAAACCGTGGCCGATCCGCTGGTTTGATCGCAATGTGCATGGCGGCATGGGGATCATGATCGATGATATTGTCGCTGGGGTGATTTCCGCTGGAATACTCTATTTTATCGGCCATCACTGGCCGATGGGTATTCTGTCGTAG
- the yajO gene encoding 1-deoxyxylulose-5-phosphate synthase YajO yields MQYNPLGKTDLRVSRLCLGCMTFGEPDRGNHAWTLPEESSRPIIKRALEGGINFFDTANSYSDGSSEEIVGRALRDFARREDVVVATKVFHRVGDLPEGLSRAQILRSIDDSLRRLGMDYVDILQIHRWDYNTPIEETLEALNDVVKAGKARYIGASSMHASQFAQALELQKQHGWAQFVSMQDHYNLIYREEEREMLPLCYQEGVAVIPWSPLARGRLTRPWGETTARLVSDEVGKNLYNESDENDAQIAERLTGVSEELGATRAQVALAWLLSKPGIAAPIIGTSREEQLDELLNAVDITLKPEQIAELETPYKPHPIVGFK; encoded by the coding sequence ATGCAATACAACCCCTTAGGAAAAACCGACCTTCGCGTTTCCCGACTTTGCCTTGGCTGTATGACCTTTGGCGAGCCAGATCGCGGTAATCACGCATGGACACTGCCGGAAGAGAGCAGCCGTCCAATCATCAAACGTGCGCTGGAAGGCGGCATAAATTTCTTTGATACCGCCAACAGCTATTCTGACGGCAGCAGCGAAGAGATAGTCGGTCGCGCATTGCGGGATTTCGCCCGCCGTGAAGACGTGGTCGTTGCCACCAAAGTGTTCCATCGTGTCGGTGATTTGCCAGAAGGATTATCCCGCGCACAAATTTTGCGCTCTATTGACGACAGCCTGCGCCGTCTCGGCATGGATTATGTTGATATCCTGCAAATTCATCGCTGGGATTACAACACGCCGATCGAAGAGACGCTGGAAGCCCTGAACGACGTGGTAAAAGCCGGGAAAGCGCGTTATATCGGCGCGTCATCCATGCACGCCTCGCAGTTTGCTCAGGCTCTGGAGCTGCAAAAACAGCACGGCTGGGCGCAGTTTGTCAGTATGCAGGATCACTACAATCTGATTTATCGCGAAGAAGAACGCGAGATGCTGCCGCTATGTTATCAGGAGGGCGTCGCGGTGATCCCGTGGAGCCCGCTGGCGCGGGGACGTCTGACTCGTCCGTGGGGAGAAACCACCGCACGATTAGTTTCCGATGAAGTAGGAAAAAATCTCTACAACGAAAGCGACGAAAATGACGCGCAGATTGCAGAACGATTAACGGGCGTGAGTGAAGAATTGGGGGCTACGCGAGCACAAGTGGCGCTGGCGTGGCTATTGAGCAAACCGGGCATTGCCGCGCCGATTATCGGAACTTCGCGGGAAGAACAGCTTGATGAGTTGCTGAACGCGGTGGATATCACGCTAAAACCAGAGCAGATTGCCGAACTGGAAACGCCGTATAAACCCCATCCGATAGTAGGATTTAAATAG
- the dxs gene encoding 1-deoxy-D-xylulose-5-phosphate synthase, with translation MSFDIAKYPTLALVDSTQELRLLPKESLPKLCDELRRYLLDSVSRSSGHFASGLGTVELTVALHYVYNTPFDQLIWDVGHQAYPHKILTGRRDKIGTIRQKGGLHPFPWRGESEYDVLSVGHSSTSISAGIGIAVAAEKEGKNRRTVCVIGDGAITAGMAFEAMNHAGDIRPDMLVVLNDNEMSISENVGALNNHLAQLLSGKLYSSLREGGKKVFSGVPPIKELLKRTEEHIKGMVVPGTLFEELGFNYIGPVDGHDVLGLITTLKNMRDLKGPQFLHIMTKKGRGYEPAEKDPITFHAVPKFDPSSGCLPKSSGGLPSYSKIFGDWLCETAAKDNKLMAITPAMREGSGMVEFSRKFPDRYFDVAIAEQHAVTFAAGLAIGGYKPIVAIYSTFLQRAYDQVLHDVAIQKLPVLFAIDRAGIVGADGQTHQGAFDLSYLRCIPEMVIMTPSDENECRQMLHTGYHYNEGPSAVRYPRGNAVGVELTPLEKLPIGKGIVKRRGEKLAILNFGTLMPEAAKVAESLNATLVDMRFVKPLDEALILEMAASHEALVTVEENAIMGGAGSGVNEVLMAHRKPVPVLNIGLPDFFIPQGTQEEMRAELGLDAAGMEAKIKAWLA, from the coding sequence ATGAGTTTTGATATTGCCAAATACCCGACCCTGGCACTGGTCGACTCCACCCAGGAGTTACGACTGTTGCCAAAAGAGAGTTTACCGAAACTCTGCGACGAACTGCGCCGCTATTTACTCGACAGCGTGAGCCGTTCCAGCGGGCACTTCGCCTCCGGGCTGGGCACGGTCGAACTGACCGTGGCGCTGCACTATGTCTACAACACTCCTTTTGACCAATTGATTTGGGATGTGGGGCATCAGGCTTATCCGCATAAAATTTTGACCGGACGCCGCGACAAAATCGGCACCATCCGTCAGAAAGGCGGTCTGCATCCGTTCCCGTGGCGCGGCGAAAGCGAATATGACGTATTAAGCGTCGGGCATTCATCAACCTCCATCAGTGCCGGAATTGGTATTGCGGTTGCTGCTGAGAAAGAAGGCAAAAATCGCCGCACCGTCTGTGTCATTGGCGATGGCGCGATTACCGCTGGCATGGCGTTTGAAGCAATGAACCATGCGGGTGATATCCGTCCTGATATGCTGGTTGTCCTTAACGACAATGAAATGTCGATTTCCGAAAATGTCGGCGCGCTCAACAACCATCTGGCGCAGCTACTTTCTGGTAAGCTTTACTCTTCACTGCGCGAAGGCGGGAAAAAAGTTTTCTCTGGCGTTCCGCCAATTAAAGAACTGCTCAAACGTACCGAAGAACATATTAAAGGCATGGTGGTGCCTGGCACGTTGTTTGAAGAGCTGGGCTTTAACTACATCGGCCCGGTGGACGGTCACGATGTGCTGGGGCTTATCACTACGCTTAAGAACATGCGCGACCTGAAAGGCCCACAGTTCCTGCATATCATGACTAAAAAAGGTCGTGGTTATGAACCGGCAGAAAAAGACCCTATCACCTTCCACGCCGTGCCTAAATTTGATCCCTCCAGCGGTTGTTTGCCGAAAAGTAGCGGCGGTTTGCCGAGCTATTCAAAAATCTTTGGCGACTGGTTGTGCGAAACCGCAGCGAAAGACAACAAGCTGATGGCGATTACTCCGGCGATGCGTGAAGGTTCTGGCATGGTCGAATTCTCACGTAAATTCCCGGATCGCTATTTTGATGTGGCAATCGCTGAGCAACACGCAGTGACCTTTGCTGCGGGTCTGGCGATTGGGGGGTACAAACCAATCGTGGCGATCTACTCCACCTTCCTGCAACGCGCCTATGATCAGGTACTGCATGACGTGGCGATTCAAAAGCTACCGGTTCTGTTCGCCATCGACCGCGCGGGCATTGTTGGTGCTGACGGTCAAACCCATCAGGGCGCGTTTGATCTCTCTTACCTGCGCTGCATTCCGGAAATGGTCATTATGACCCCGAGCGATGAAAACGAATGTCGCCAAATGCTCCATACCGGCTATCACTATAACGAGGGGCCGTCAGCGGTGCGCTACCCGCGCGGCAATGCCGTCGGCGTGGAGCTGACGCCGCTGGAAAAACTGCCGATTGGCAAAGGCATCGTGAAGCGTCGTGGTGAAAAGCTAGCGATCCTCAACTTTGGTACGCTAATGCCAGAAGCGGCGAAAGTCGCCGAATCGCTGAACGCTACGCTGGTCGATATGCGTTTTGTGAAGCCGCTTGATGAAGCGTTAATTCTGGAAATGGCCGCCAGCCATGAGGCGCTGGTCACCGTTGAAGAAAACGCCATTATGGGCGGCGCGGGCAGTGGCGTGAACGAAGTGCTGATGGCTCATCGTAAACCGGTGCCGGTACTGAACATTGGCCTGCCGGACTTCTTTATTCCGCAAGGAACTCAGGAAGAAATGCGCGCCGAGCTCGGCCTCGATGCCGCCGGAATGGAAGCCAAAATCAAGGCCTGGCTGGCATAA